A window from Setaria italica strain Yugu1 chromosome VIII, Setaria_italica_v2.0, whole genome shotgun sequence encodes these proteins:
- the LOC101763077 gene encoding uncharacterized protein LOC101763077, whose protein sequence is MEGKRTTALMVIMCLVILSLNVNPATAAQCSCCVSARAKACCFACITAGGSDSLCKNTCCFPCVLSDSVAAKMEEMAVLAKMEEAGQA, encoded by the exons ATGGAGGGAAAGAGGACTACCGCTTTGATGGTGATCATGTGCCTGGTCATCTTGAGCCTCAATGTTAACCCGGCCACCGCGGCACAGTGCAGCTGCTGCGTATCCGCCCGGGCAAAAGCATGTTGTTTTGCTTGTATTACTGCAGGTGGCTCCGACTCACTCTGCAAGAACACTTGCTGTTTCCCATGTGTTCTGTCCGATTCTG TTGCTGCTAAGATGGAAGAAATGGCAGTGCTTGCTAAGATGGAAGAAGCTGGACAAGCCTAA